The following is a genomic window from Anopheles aquasalis chromosome 3, idAnoAquaMG_Q_19, whole genome shotgun sequence.
CTTCCGACAATGCATCGTGCTGATGCGGATGGGTCCCCTTCTGGGcagcaaaaaattaaacgcTGTAATCAACGGCATTGGTGGGAAATTCCGAGCGCGATAAGATAATAACTAGCAAACTGTAGAAGGCAGCAGTATTCTAACTCACAATCAGTGTTGTCAGTAATGTATAACCAAtctgcgagcgaacgaaacacaATCTTGGGGAATTCCTGGCTTGCCTGAGGGTTGGATTGTACACATTACATTCACAGATGCAATATATGGTGGAGCTCAAGAGCCGCAGAACCCTGTCAATGGAGTCTGTGTGCGTTTCACGGTCCACTCTGTAAAAGATAATAGAATGAAGCATAGAACCATACGGTTGTCAGTTCTAGTTAAGCCTCCTTTCCGATCATACAGTAGCGTCCAGAAGTTTGCGCTCTTGTTAATCGTCGGCTAGTCCATCGAAGCTGAACGAAAGCAGATTTCACGCTCGAAACACCGCTTCTTTCGGTGCCCGATCCATCGGGTGCGGGTTGAATGATGACGTTCAGAAAAAGTTTAATTTGCTTACTGATAGCCATCTCCGTGTGCAGTGTGCTGTCCCGTAAGTAACAGTAGCATTGCAATAATGTGATAGCGAGCATGAGCAGTAGATGGTCGGGATTTATTAATATAGTTTCCGTTTCATCAACGATGCACTCTACAGAAAGCGATCCTGTCTGCGTGACAACTACTTTCAAAGCAGGATACTGTGTGGCAATCGAGCGTTGTCGAAACATCCTCGCCATTGTGCagtcaccaacaccacctaAGCAAAGTGTTCAGAATTACATAAAAGGCATTAACTGCACTCTACCCGGTGAGGCACGAGGTGTATGTTGTCAACCAAAAGAAACTGTGCCTGAAATTTCACAATCCGAGCCACATGTATCACATAAATTGCCCGAGGACTGCGGCACAACATCATACTCAAAGCTAGCGTGGGCAAATGAAACCGAGCCATTCCAGTACCCGTGGATGGTGGCGCTTCGGTTCATTAAAAATGGGATAGAATCGGATCAATGCGGAGGATCGTTGATCAACAATCGCTACGTATTGACGGCCGCCCATTGCGTGCAAACTCCGGATGGTTCGAAGCTGTAAGTCATCGTGATATTATAACTGACCTTCCAACAGGTAGTTTTATTCTAATAAGACCGCCTGTAAACATTGCGTGTTCAGTAAGAtgacaacacaacaaaatcaTACAAACTTGCTGCTAGCATTGACGtgagggaaaacaaatttttatttcttctatTCTTTTATCACAGAATTAGAGTTCGGCTTGGGGAACAGGATAAAAGCAAACCGATTGATTGCATTGTTTACAGCAACAATGAAACGATGTGTGCCGATCCACCGGTGGATGTGGAAATAGCATCAACGGTCGTGTATCCTCAGTACAATTCATCGACTCTCTTGCACGACATTGCATTGATTCGAATGGCACAGGAGGTCACATTCACTCGTAAGTGAACAGTTTTTCTAGAACACGCTAGTTTGTCATGAGAggatcatgttttttttttcttctttcggttACAGATTCTATCAAACCTATTTGTCTACCAGTGCGAAAGGATGTTCGAAATCTACTTCTACAAACCTATACTGTGGCTGGATGGGGCATGACTGagaatcgaaagaaatcaGACGTTTTACTGCATGCCCAGCTGGATCGGGTGGAATGTCCTCGGACATTATTCATAAACATGCTTTCTGTGAAACTTTCGAAGGATTACCAAATGTGCGCTATTGGGAGGAACCTAATTGACTCTTGCAGAGGCGATTCGGGAGGTCCATTGGGCTTTGAAGTACGAAACGTGGGGGCTCGTTTTGTCCAGTATGGAATTGTGTCATACGGAGTCGCTTCTTGCGGGAAAGTAAGTTTTCCAGGAATGTACACTCGTGTGTCGAGCTACATGTATTGGATCATTGACAACATACGTCCCTAATCGTGATGCACTCAACTAATATGTATGAGTTTATGCAAGCTGTGAAACatgtatgttttctttttatagtGTAACATAATcaaaataaatttgaataatgctCATCACATCGTGGCTACTTTGTATTGTTTTCACCAGAATTGTTCCAGTAAGTATGCCAACTTGCAAATAGTCTAGCTCAAGTGCGACGGAACTTTCCCACGATAAGCGACCAAGGAGTCACCAAGCACTAAACATCCCAGATTCGTAGGTCGCTATGTTTCTGCTTCCAACGACCGGATTCATTGCCTTGTTCCTTATCAGTCAGACGTTTGCCAGGAAACATGAGTTCATATGCTTCGTGCTCTGCATTACAGCGGGAGAGGGCAAAAAGCAGGTTTACCGATGATTAAAACAGATTTCGCCTTAAAAGTGActgaaaacaagaaaaaaaacgcgcgtCAAAAGTAATTTAAAAGTATTGCACACGCATGAAATAGTACTTTATTTTCGATATCGCAGAAAGTAGGAGAATTTTTATCGCATCGCATATGCCCATTGCAATTCCTAGTAATCATCAATAGCTCACTCTCCAGGGTTATTCACAGAATGTGAAAgtaatgtaaaacaaaaagtacAGTCGACTCTTTAGCTCCACACAACCACAATTGAGCTAGTGTGCGTATCGTGGTCCACTCTGCAGTCTCTTTTTAAATGGATGGAGTTTCGAAAGCCGCCAGTTCTTGTCGAGCATCCATTGTGAGCGCTTGTGCTTATGATTGCATCGAAAGAGTACCCCGTGTACATCTTAGACTAAAGCGGAATTCTTTCTCGTGCTCCGAGTTGAAAGATGGCGTCCAGTAAAATCTTCATTTGCTTACTGATAGCGATCCACGTGTGTAGTGTGTTGTCCCGTAAGTAACTGTAGCATTGCAATATTGTGATATCGAAAATGAGCAATAGAATGCGAACTTTACTGATATAGTTCACTCTACAGAAAGCGATCCTTCCTGCTTGACACCAACTAACAAAGCAGGAAATTGTGTGGCAATCGAACGTTGTCGGAACATACTCGCCATTGTTCGGTCGAAAAAACCACCTAAGCAAAGCGTTCAGAACTACATAAAAGGTGCCAACTGCACTCTACCCGGTGTAGCGCGAAGTGTATGCTGCCAACCAAAAGAAGTCGTCCGACGACGAAACTTATTGCCTGAAAACTGTGGCAATATTGTACACCAAAAAATGGCGGAAGGCAATCAAACCGAGCCATTCCAGTACccgtggatggtggtgcttcagTACTCGAAAAACGGTGCGCAAAGAGATAGCTGCGGAGGATCGTTGATCAACAATCGCTACGTATTGACGGCGGCCCACTGTATGCAAGCTCGGGACGGTTGGATGCTGTAAGTTTTGAGTGAAGAGAAGGGATTGAGCTTGTAATCGCCAAACGTAACATATGTTTCTTTCGTGCCTTTTCAACAGATCTAAAGTACGGCTTGGCGAGCAGGATAAAAGTAAAGAGATTGATTGCATTGTTTATAGTAATGGAGAAAAATCTTGCGCAGATCCACCGGTGGATGTAGCAATCGAATCAACGGTCGTGCATTCTCAGTACAATCCTTCTAAACTCTTGCACGACATAGCATTGATTCGAATGGTACACTACGTCGAATTCTCTTGTAAGTAAACAGCTTTTCTAAAACTCGCGAGATTATCAGGAAAAGATCATGCGTTCGCGCTTCGTTCCCTTTCGATTGCAGACTCTATTCAGCCCATTTGTCTACCAGTGCGACAGGATGTTCGAAATTTATCTTTACAAAAGTATATTGTGACCGGTTGGGGTATGACTGAGAAGCTTGTGCCATCCGACGTTTTACTGCAGGCAATAATGGACTCGGTGGCAATACCGGAATGTCAAAGAACAATAACCAAACGTGCCAATCGTGCTCGCCCTATCAACCTTTCGGAGAAATACCAAATGTGCGCGGAAGGGAAAGACCATGTAGCCGCTTGTGAAGGCGATTCGGGAAGTCCTTTAGGGTTCAACGTACGAAACGTGGAGGCAAGATTTGTTCAATTCGGAATTGTATCGGTAGGAGCCAATAATTGCGGTGAGAGGAGTATCCCAGAAGTTTACACTCGTGTGTCGAGCTATATGGATTGGATCATTGAAAACATGCATCCGTAATCGTGATGTCTTCGTCGATATCGGGTGAGTGTATGGGTAAGCTTCGAAAAATACACGTTTTCCTCCAATGTAACATAATCGGATGTATTTCATAAATACCAATCAGCCTGATTTGTTCCAGTATGTCTTCTACGGTACGTTCGATACTGTTGGAGCGAGTTTCCTACGATAAACGATTGGCCATCGACTCATCAAGCACCAAAAAAACCTCTGTTTCGCAGATTGCAATCCATTCTGACATCGCTGCCATGCTTCTTATCAGGCATTGTTTGGAGTAACCGGATCACTGGAAGCGCGTCGTGTGCTAATCAGCTTGAGCTTGAACTTGAATTTCTTGGTCGTAGCGTAAATTCATTGAATGCGCAATCGCGTCCAGTTCTGCGTCTCTACATCTGCGTCTCTGCCATTATTCTCCGAGTTTCATGTATTTTTGGTTGTTATCGTATCGCGCTCAGATAAATCGtcaaagagagaaacaaaggCCAATATTTCGTCTTTACAAACTTTGTTTTCcgattctttttcattttaaaacgaaagaaataaaaagttTAGAATTTGTCAATGTTTACTAGCATTTTGATGTAAGAATGTGATGATTATGGCGATTTTCCTTTCAGAACGAGCTACTAATGTTTATTCTAAAAGTTtaataaatcaaaagaaatCTTAATGGTGTTATCGCTTAATTATCGGGAGATGCACTGAGCCATGCAGGACGTAATATTTTCATACAGCATTCAAAAgcgaaaataacaaaatattCTACAAAGTAAAATAAGTTTAGAcagcataaaaaatattttccatgTAGTCTCTCACAGAGACTCTTGATATTACAAAAGTGCACCTAATTATTTAACTGCACTGGTATTTTACAAATGTAAAGATTTAAGAAAGATAATCAAAATAATATTAGTCAAAGTTAAAACATTATGCGCCTAAAGGATTGAATTGCTTTCCACATCTAGGGCATCAGCTAGTGGTCAATGAATCAAAATAAGAAACGATACCAAAGCCTCAAAGAAAAGATGCAAATGCGACGCAATACACGAAActtaaccattcaattttccgaAATGTGTTTCGAACATTTGCGCAAAAGCTCCAATTGAATCTAGCGCCCTCGTTCCTGCACTTAATGAGCAATTTCGGTTCGATGTTCGTTAAAACATCATATTCCCACGCCATCGCTGCTGTCGATGGTTAAAGTTTTTTGATTGAGTAACGTTGCCTAATTAGTGGCTAGATGTTTCAATTTagtcgccaccatcatcaatcgaGACGCGGGACCCGGCGCCCTTGTTtagcacgagcacgaggtTCCAGGAAAAATGGTACGCGATCTGCGATGGGAACTAAAGTGAACTTTACCCGTTCCGCGTTCTGCTCCCCGACAGCAACTCACGTGCAGCAAGgcgccacaaacaacaacacccggTGTGCCGGATGCCACGAACATTCGCCGTCCGTTGGGGCATTCGTTGGTGCACTTGCACCAACAATGATAATGGTGTtgatggctgatgatgatgatgcgcgaaGTAAGGGAGGATTCGCTCATCAAAACTCTGCAACGCTGAGGCCACAGCGTGAAGCACAAGTTTTGCACTCCCGGCTACGGTTGGCGCTTCTGAAGCTCCTGCCGTTAGCAGCGTGCGCGGTTACTGTGCGATAAGCTATCATATggcttttccccctttctcaCGATTTTCACTTCCACTCGCGCTTTCCGTGTGATGACGAGAAGCGGTCCAAATGCACAATCCGGACCTTGGAACTAGCCCAAATGGCATATCGAGACGCCGCACAACGTTGCGTTGGCCATTGGGACTaacccggggggcgggggcggcTGGCACAGGTTACTGGAAGGTTGTTGTACGGAAAagttgtccgtccgtccggccaaCGAAGCCCTTGCCGATCTCCGGCAAACAAAGTCTTTTCTCGCGCGCAAATCGTACCAACGGTCGTCCAATCGGTGGTTTGTCCGGAACTAAAACTGTTGAATCCGGATCCCGGAAACGATGCAAGTGCGAGAATGTTTTGGGTTCTAGTTTCCCACTGTGGCGAGGGTGGGGGGGCCATCGTGAGAACACCAGCATCAGGTGCAGGTCCGGGAAgagtattttatttaatttatattttatcaAGGGATTAGGAAAATCCGGCGTGGCGAATTGCGAATGGTAAATGAGGCAATTTGTATTTATGAACCGGAACTCCGAGCCAGGTGCTTGTTGCCCCGTCAGGTTCTCAGAcgaaaagaacagaaaaaaacctcCAGAAAACTATGATCGGCCACTACTAGATGATCACTATGGGTGAGAGATATTCACTTCTTCGTGATTGCACCTACTCAGTACTCAGCCGGGGATTGAGAAGAACTGTGACTACCGGGCATGTTTCTGGCGTTTTTGCTAGTACTCGACTCGATAGCATTGACCATGAATTCCTTCTACtcgattttcccgtttttgctCATCACTCATCCACGGGCCAAACGCTCCCACTGCCGaaaggtgctggtggtgaatgcAAAGCGATCGAAATTGAGATTCCGCATTCCGGGGAGCCGGTGAAAGACGGATTACCGTTCCGTCCGGCAGTCCGTCTACTCTCATGTCTCGGGCGCCCACGATACACAGACTGACCGACCGGTGCGCGGTATGTTGAAAACttgtttcaaattcaatttactggcCGACCTTGCACGTCGACCAcctgcagcagaagcaaacttCCAACAGCCAAAGGCCACCAGAAAACCTCCGTTTGCGTTCCggagaaaatggaaggaaatttgcattattttccattcgctaGTGGTTCGGGTTGGTAACTACTTGGACGGTGCCGCACTTTGCCCTGGCTAGTGTTCGTGGTTTTTGgaatatttacatttttagCGAActgtggttttggtttggctgATGGGATGCGAGTTAAGTTTAGTGCCCAACAATTGTTTACATTCTTTCGGTGAATTAGTAAATGGAAACTACCTCCTTTTGGGGGTCTCTAACTCTGTTTGATACCTTTCACAGCTCGGGGATTCGGATTATGAAGTTCGAAATTGCCTTCTATCGAATAAATAGTCGCAATATGTCTTTCACCTTGCTTGGAAGAATtattcttcatcttttttgtAAGGAAATAGTATTCAAAAAACCATCTTGGTAGCTTTAATATGTGATAACGATCGACCTATTTATAAGATTGCGTTGACGTTACAACGGCCCATAATGATTCCTTATATCTTCACCCTTATCTTATCGCTTAGTTGCTTTTATCGAGCACCATCCATTGTGGTGCAGCTTTAACTTGACCTTAGGGTCCAGTCTGGTCGAAGAGACCGGACTGTCGCGTGTTCCGCCAGGTCGTCAGGTTGTATCAATCGATCCACCGTCTCCTTCCGGGCATTATCCTTTCGTACCACGTCGCGGTTGGCATGCCAGATTGTTACTAGAAATTCCTTTTATCCCCACTGTATCGAATCCCGATCGGACGATAGGGACGACGAAATGGACGCGTGGTGATGAAGCTACGACCATTGccatccgccaccgccacacgTCTCGATAACGGATGACTAAGGGTGAAAAGATGTCTGTGCTCTCCCTGTCAAGGTTCAGGCTAGGCCAGGGGGCCAGAATGTTGTTTTGCTCCCGCACGCCACGCTTTCTCGATCGCGCGTGCCTTTCCCCTTGACTACAACTCGTTTTCGTCGGGGACGACGAAGGTTTCGTCCGGCGACACAGATACCATCACTTGTTTACCGTCACATTATTCTTCGTTAATAAAATGTCAATCATTTCGTAGCCAGAAAAGGATTCCTTCCTACGTTTtgctcgct
Proteins encoded in this region:
- the LOC126577658 gene encoding serine protease easter-like isoform X2 gives rise to the protein MASSKIFICLLIAIHVCSVLSQSDPSCLTPTNKAGNCVAIERCRNILAIVRSKKPPKQSVQNYIKGANCTLPGVARSVCCQPKEVVRRRNLLPENCGNIVHQKMAEGNQTEPFQYPWMVVLQYSKNGAQRDSCGGSLINNRYVLTAAHCMQARDGWMLSKVRLGEQDKSKEIDCIVYSNGEKSCADPPVDVAIESTVVHSQYNPSKLLHDIALIRMVHYVEFSYSIQPICLPVRQDVRNLSLQKYIVTGWGMTEKLVPSDVLLQAIMDSVAIPECQRTITKRANRARPINLSEKYQMCAEGKDHVAACEGDSGSPLGFNVRNVEARFVQFGIVSVGANNCGERSIPEVYTRVSSYMDWIIENMHP
- the LOC126577658 gene encoding serine protease easter-like isoform X1; this translates as MASSKIFICLLIAIHVCSVLSLHSTESDPSCLTPTNKAGNCVAIERCRNILAIVRSKKPPKQSVQNYIKGANCTLPGVARSVCCQPKEVVRRRNLLPENCGNIVHQKMAEGNQTEPFQYPWMVVLQYSKNGAQRDSCGGSLINNRYVLTAAHCMQARDGWMLSKVRLGEQDKSKEIDCIVYSNGEKSCADPPVDVAIESTVVHSQYNPSKLLHDIALIRMVHYVEFSYSIQPICLPVRQDVRNLSLQKYIVTGWGMTEKLVPSDVLLQAIMDSVAIPECQRTITKRANRARPINLSEKYQMCAEGKDHVAACEGDSGSPLGFNVRNVEARFVQFGIVSVGANNCGERSIPEVYTRVSSYMDWIIENMHP
- the LOC126577659 gene encoding melanization protease 1-like, which translates into the protein MMTFRKSLICLLIAISVCSVLSQSDPVCVTTTFKAGYCVAIERCRNILAIVQSPTPPKQSVQNYIKGINCTLPGEARGVCCQPKETVPEISQSEPHVSHKLPEDCGTTSYSKLAWANETEPFQYPWMVALRFIKNGIESDQCGGSLINNRYVLTAAHCVQTPDGSKLIRVRLGEQDKSKPIDCIVYSNNETMCADPPVDVEIASTVVYPQYNSSTLLHDIALIRMAQEVTFTHSIKPICLPVRKDVRNLLLQTYTVAGWGMTENRKKSDVLLHAQLDRVECPRTLFINMLSVKLSKDYQMCAIGRNLIDSCRGDSGGPLGFEVRNVGARFVQYGIVSYGVASCGKVSFPGMYTRVSSYMYWIIDNIRP